TTCACGGTGGCGGACTTGATTTAATTTTTCCGCATCATGAAAATGAAATAGCACAATCAGCTTCCGCCGGTTTTGGCTTTGCCAATACCTGGATGCACAACGCATGGGTAACAACAAGTGGTGAGAAGATGAGTAAATCACTTGGTAATTCATTGCAGGTTGCTGAGATTTTAAAGAAGGTGCGTGGGATTGAGCTTCGCTGGTATTTAGGGAGTGCTCATTATCGCAGTATGCTGGAGTTTTCATTTGAAGCACTAAATGAATCAGCAACAGCATTTAAACGAATTGAGGCTTTTTTAAGTAGAGCAGAGGCGATCTTAGGAAAAGCACCTGAGGTATTAATCGCAGATGAGTTTACTAAAGCTATGAATGATGATTTAGCTGTTCCACAAGCGCTAGCTTTTATTGCTGAAAGTATGAGAATTGGAAATAGCGCTGCTGAGTATAAGAAAGTCATTGCTAAAACTGCAGGTGAGATTCGTGGCGCTCTATCAATACTTGGCTGTGATCCAAAGGATGATGCATTTAAATTAAGTAGTTCTAATGATTCAGCAATTGATGGTCTGATCAAATTAGCTCTTGAGCAAAGAGAGGCCGCAAGGGTGCGAAAAGATTTTGCTGCAGCTGATCAAATTCGTGATCAGATCGCCTCACTAGGCATTACAGTAGAAGACACATCCAATGGTCCAAGGTGGAGTTATTAATGAAACCAGGTAAAGCACGTAAAGATCGCCCAAAGGGTGCCAAAACTTTTTCACGTGGCAGTAATAAAAGAGTTGAGAGAAGTGCGGTAGCGCGCCCAGAAAAAAGAGATAACCGCCGAGATGATAAAGGTGATGCGCGTAAAGGATTTCGCAAGCCAGTTAAAACAATTGACCGAGAGGTTAAGCGAGATGATCGAAGAGGTGATCGTCCTGAAAAAAGATTTGATCGAAGAGGGTCAATGCAAGATGCTGTCGCCGGTAAGAACTCAGTTGTAGAGGCGCTTCGCGCAAAGATTCCTGCTAAAGAGTTAGTAGTTGCTATAAAGGTTGAGTTGGATGAGAAAATATCTGAAGCAATCAGATTAGCTAAAAATGCTGATCTGCCGATAAAAGAGATTCCTCGCAGGGCACTTGATGATTTAACGGGTTTTTCAAACCACCAAGGTATTGCCTTAGTTATCAAACCCTTTAACTACACAGAGTTTTCAAAATTAATTGCAAATGCTAAAAAACCAATGATGTTGATTGGCTTAGATTCAATCACTGATCCACACAACCTTGGCGCGGTAGTTAGATCTGCAGCAGCCTTTGGCGCAGATGGAGTAGTAATTCCTGAGCGGCGAAATGCAGCCATGACAGGCTCTGCTTGGAAAGCATCTGCTGGTGCTGCTGCCCGAATGCCAATCTCACAGGTAACTAATTTAGTTAGATCTATTGAGGATGCTAAAAAGGCAGGATGTTTTGTAATTGGTTTGGATGCAGATGGTGACACTACTTTGGCAAAGATGAATTTAGCAACTGAATCTGTATTTATTGTGGTTGGCAGTGAAGGAAAAGGTTTATCTAGATTGGTAAGAGAAAAGTGTGATTTAGTGGTTTCAATTCCAATGCAATCATCAGTTGAATCCTTAAATGCCAGCGTGGCAACAGCAATAGTTATGCACCAGGTTGCGGCTGAAAGAAGTAAGTAATTTGAGCTATACCCGTTTTATTGCCCTAGGTGACTCAATGACTGAGGGCATGAGTGATGAAGTAATTAATGGCAACTACCGAGGCTGGGCTGATCGAGTAGCTGATGAGTTAGCAAAAGCTAACCCAAGTTTTACCTATATGAACCTTGCAATTAGAGGAAAGCTACTTAAGCAAGTTG
The Candidatus Nanopelagicus limnes DNA segment above includes these coding regions:
- the cysS gene encoding cysteine--tRNA ligase is translated as MSSLNLYDTKSRTVSAFKPIKKCEVGIYLCGATVQAPPHIGHIRSGVNFDILRRWLIASGYKVNFIRNVTDIDDKILHKAVHEEIPWWQVAQKYERAFTDAYNWLNVLPPTYEPRATGHITQMIELINKLIENGSAYAPGNGDVYLEVRKVKNYLELSNQKLDDLLVSDDADLKYKKDPRDFALWKAAKKGEPSWPTPWGDGRPGWHIECSAMAHAYLGESFDIHGGGLDLIFPHHENEIAQSASAGFGFANTWMHNAWVTTSGEKMSKSLGNSLQVAEILKKVRGIELRWYLGSAHYRSMLEFSFEALNESATAFKRIEAFLSRAEAILGKAPEVLIADEFTKAMNDDLAVPQALAFIAESMRIGNSAAEYKKVIAKTAGEIRGALSILGCDPKDDAFKLSSSNDSAIDGLIKLALEQREAARVRKDFAAADQIRDQIASLGITVEDTSNGPRWSY
- the rlmB gene encoding 23S rRNA (guanosine(2251)-2'-O)-methyltransferase RlmB, producing MKPGKARKDRPKGAKTFSRGSNKRVERSAVARPEKRDNRRDDKGDARKGFRKPVKTIDREVKRDDRRGDRPEKRFDRRGSMQDAVAGKNSVVEALRAKIPAKELVVAIKVELDEKISEAIRLAKNADLPIKEIPRRALDDLTGFSNHQGIALVIKPFNYTEFSKLIANAKKPMMLIGLDSITDPHNLGAVVRSAAAFGADGVVIPERRNAAMTGSAWKASAGAAARMPISQVTNLVRSIEDAKKAGCFVIGLDADGDTTLAKMNLATESVFIVVGSEGKGLSRLVREKCDLVVSIPMQSSVESLNASVATAIVMHQVAAERSK